The Leclercia sp. S52 genome has a segment encoding these proteins:
- a CDS encoding TRIC cation channel family protein — MLVYWLDILGTAVFAISGVLLAGKLRMDPFGVLVLGVVTAVGGGTIRDMALDHGPVFWVKDPTDLVVAMVTCMLTIILVRQPRRLPKWLLPVLDAVGLAVFVGIGVNKAFMAGTGPLVAICMGVVTGVGGGIIRDILAREVPMILRTEIYATACILGGIVHATAWYTFNVPLEQAAMLGMVVTLGIRLAAIRWHLKLPTFALDENSR, encoded by the coding sequence ATGCTCGTCTATTGGCTGGATATTCTTGGCACAGCCGTTTTTGCAATCTCCGGCGTTCTGCTGGCCGGTAAATTACGCATGGATCCGTTTGGCGTGCTGGTATTAGGGGTGGTCACCGCGGTGGGCGGCGGGACGATCCGTGATATGGCGCTCGATCATGGCCCGGTATTCTGGGTCAAGGATCCTACCGATCTGGTGGTGGCGATGGTCACCTGCATGTTAACCATTATCCTGGTCCGTCAGCCGCGCCGCCTGCCGAAATGGCTGCTGCCGGTGCTGGATGCCGTGGGTCTCGCGGTGTTTGTCGGTATTGGCGTGAATAAAGCCTTTATGGCCGGCACCGGCCCGCTGGTGGCGATCTGTATGGGGGTAGTCACCGGCGTGGGTGGCGGGATTATCCGCGATATTCTGGCGCGCGAAGTGCCGATGATCCTGAGAACGGAAATCTATGCCACGGCCTGTATTCTGGGTGGGATCGTCCACGCTACGGCCTGGTATACGTTTAACGTCCCGCTGGAACAGGCGGCGATGTTGGGAATGGTGGTCACGCTGGGGATCCGCCTCGCGGCAATTCGCTGGCACCTGAAGCTGCCAACCTTTGCGCTGGATGAAAACAGCAGGTAA